A section of the Oceanispirochaeta sp. genome encodes:
- a CDS encoding 1-acyl-sn-glycerol-3-phosphate acyltransferase: MNISVERLLEMIEALKNNLHGDYVARPDNVYLEGEPKNRKIIGDLVEKIMKPGSAIRGVKNLKELYERSQKGKACLLLIEHYSNFDYPALYRLIEKTEDLGPEVAETLLPIQGMKLSESSGLTAAFSNSYNTIVIYPSRSIDSESDPVKQAEIRKISMPINHSAMKELTHRKYHGNIVIVFPAGTRYRSWVPESKKGVREIYTYLKAFDYVSFVSINGNLLPPSKEDNMEKDTFQSDVILFTVSKPVKGKDFRNEKTALTPEGTDSKQFVVDQVMAELDKQHQEAEECRKTLL; this comes from the coding sequence ATGAATATATCCGTTGAACGGCTTCTAGAGATGATAGAAGCACTTAAAAACAATCTCCATGGTGATTATGTAGCCCGTCCCGACAATGTCTATCTTGAGGGCGAACCCAAAAACAGAAAAATCATCGGAGATCTTGTAGAAAAAATAATGAAACCCGGCAGTGCCATCCGGGGAGTGAAAAACCTGAAGGAACTGTATGAGCGTTCCCAAAAGGGAAAAGCCTGTCTCCTTCTCATAGAGCATTACAGCAACTTTGATTACCCGGCCTTATACAGACTCATTGAAAAGACAGAAGATCTCGGTCCTGAAGTAGCAGAGACCCTCCTCCCCATCCAGGGAATGAAACTATCTGAATCCAGTGGTCTGACCGCCGCCTTTTCCAACTCCTACAATACAATCGTCATTTACCCCAGCCGAAGCATCGACAGTGAGTCGGACCCTGTCAAACAGGCGGAAATCAGAAAGATCAGCATGCCCATCAACCATTCGGCCATGAAAGAGCTGACCCATAGAAAGTATCATGGGAACATCGTGATTGTGTTCCCCGCAGGAACGAGATACAGATCCTGGGTTCCTGAATCAAAAAAAGGAGTACGAGAAATCTATACTTATCTGAAAGCCTTTGATTATGTCTCCTTTGTCAGCATCAATGGCAACCTTCTGCCTCCCAGCAAGGAAGACAACATGGAAAAAGATACTTTTCAGAGTGATGTGATCCTGTTCACTGTAAGCAAACCGGTGAAAGGGAAAGATTTTCGCAACGAAAAGACAGCCCTCACTCCCGAGGGTACAGATTCTAAACAGTTTGTTGTGGATCAGGTCATGGCTGAACTGGACAAACAGCATCAGGAAGCCGAAGAGTGCCGAAAAACACTCCTCTAG